A section of the Dehalobacter sp. DCM genome encodes:
- the yabP gene encoding sporulation protein YabP — protein MVNKSDVIHKITIEERKHLVITGVNRVKSFEPKEIVLETNRGGVTIKGRDLSVHNLNLEQSELEIEGQIDVVTYAVSSTGESSKGVWQRIFK, from the coding sequence ATGGTAAATAAAAGTGATGTCATCCATAAGATTACCATAGAAGAAAGAAAACATTTAGTGATAACGGGTGTCAATCGGGTCAAGTCTTTCGAACCGAAGGAGATTGTACTCGAGACCAACCGCGGCGGGGTGACGATCAAAGGACGTGACTTGAGTGTCCATAATTTAAACCTCGAACAGTCCGAACTGGAAATAGAAGGGCAAATCGATGTGGTGACCTATGCCGTCAGTAGTACCGGAGAGTCCTCAAAGGGAGTCTGGCAGAGGATTTTTAAATAG
- the yabQ gene encoding spore cortex biosynthesis protein YabQ has protein sequence MEINEFAVLMIIVVSGMAVGLCFDFYRIVRWKLKLNKVFTFLFDVLFAIFALGLIYFFAQKANYLELRFYLFIGSLVGLLLYLVIFSRIVNKILQFIFRILAMVKQSIFKAISQFIRFVYTFLSCIMRLPYRILRWAALLLYRIGEGMSKDSAAFIRSSVFRRITKR, from the coding sequence TTGGAAATTAACGAATTTGCGGTATTGATGATTATCGTTGTCAGTGGCATGGCTGTGGGTTTATGTTTTGATTTTTACCGGATCGTACGCTGGAAATTAAAATTAAATAAAGTATTCACATTCCTATTTGATGTGCTTTTTGCTATTTTTGCACTTGGTCTAATTTATTTTTTTGCCCAAAAAGCAAATTACCTGGAACTTCGATTTTATCTTTTTATCGGGAGTCTCGTTGGATTACTCCTTTATTTAGTCATCTTTAGCCGTATTGTAAATAAGATTCTGCAATTTATATTCCGTATATTGGCTATGGTAAAACAGTCCATTTTTAAGGCGATATCACAATTTATAAGGTTTGTTTACACTTTTTTATCGTGTATTATGCGTTTGCCTTACCGTATACTTCGCTGGGCAGCGCTTCTCCTCTATCGAATAGGAGAAGGAATGAGCAAGGATAGTGCTGCCTTCATACGCAGCAGTGTATTCCGACGGATAACAAAACGGTGA
- a CDS encoding sigma-70 region 4 domain-containing protein translates to MHWEIRGLEKLSFRERQAVMLKESGRSSEDIAELLGISSSSVSTMLARAKSKGYQIIGIIQDHEFGLNFPLEDDKDYEKQ, encoded by the coding sequence GTGCATTGGGAAATTAGGGGTTTAGAAAAATTAAGTTTTCGGGAAAGACAAGCTGTTATGCTCAAGGAAAGCGGACGATCCAGTGAGGATATCGCGGAATTACTAGGCATAAGCAGCAGTTCCGTCTCTACAATGCTTGCGCGTGCTAAATCAAAAGGCTATCAGATAATCGGTATCATCCAGGATCACGAGTTCGGTCTAAATTTTCCTTTGGAGGATGATAAGGATTATGAAAAACAGTAA
- a CDS encoding FtsB family cell division protein — protein MKNSKKNMKKRRRRRVNPLFVIGLGIALMLGGTWSYQLYNIDQSMENQRAELITQKQQLAAKNDALRNEIEKLNTPSYVEQLAREKLGLVRKGEILIAPKESE, from the coding sequence ATGAAAAACAGTAAAAAGAATATGAAAAAAAGAAGAAGACGAAGAGTAAATCCTCTTTTTGTTATTGGTCTGGGTATTGCCTTGATGCTGGGTGGGACTTGGTCCTATCAGTTATACAATATAGACCAATCAATGGAAAATCAACGAGCTGAACTTATTACTCAAAAGCAACAACTTGCGGCTAAAAATGACGCGCTTCGTAATGAAATAGAGAAATTGAACACACCCAGTTATGTAGAGCAATTGGCGAGGGAAAAGCTAGGCCTTGTGCGTAAAGGTGAAATTCTTATTGCACCAAAAGAATCGGAATAA
- a CDS encoding SpoIIE family protein phosphatase → MAEWATLKAEKVIRRLYDSIGIYLIIAFIGLLAARANIQGIYPFAAAFLIVLALEKNKWILPGLVGVMIGLVTLKNGTLCLEVIPGIILGVIVARRLVVGKAKLLLLALLTAVITVLPSLSMLAISHTLSADGIIILAARSALAAGFSIIFYFAFQYSECLWKGNFSSEQGLVWILVLAICLSGLQGLVIGKIDLQIVFLSFFLLYIAYNHGAGSAAGAGAILGFLLKWDIGADNLIDAGIYTLIGFICGGFTRFGKIGISLAFGASVLMLSFFDNEGFLSYHLYSSAVGLILFFFLPARKNDKSFLKKKVMPEIETTVSKVKTLGEIFDQLAFGFQAAGLESKLQPEIPELMNLLVERICKNCPNTEQCWEREFHRTYNFIYDVFAYSEETLFVDRLDPKAGQDSERARPAEWKRYCSRIDEVLLAVRFILEQEKDKEVWQKRLALNREALAGQYRGVSQVIGHLAQELHSKHNAEEGKPLVWSRKHKLILDLGVGTFIKSGNGISGDNFNSISLSSTKSALIVCDGMGAGEEAARMSSAALTILEQLLSTGFDPEGAIKALNAILVLRSPEESFVTIDMAVLDLEAETARLIKIGAAPSFVMKQDSVESVETSSLPAGILNDIDIPVIDIEFKDETLVIVTDGILDVAKDKPFWLKDFLAENKNCSSQELADKIVHKVLKMYGNYVEDDGVVLVIKRKDLGKR, encoded by the coding sequence ATGGCGGAATGGGCAACACTTAAGGCGGAAAAAGTTATACGTCGTTTGTATGATTCGATAGGAATTTATCTCATCATTGCCTTTATCGGACTACTTGCAGCCCGGGCAAATATTCAGGGCATTTATCCCTTTGCAGCTGCCTTTCTTATTGTATTAGCGCTAGAGAAGAACAAATGGATTCTGCCGGGACTTGTCGGTGTGATGATTGGTCTTGTCACATTAAAAAATGGGACATTATGCTTGGAGGTCATTCCCGGTATCATTCTGGGGGTTATCGTTGCCAGAAGACTTGTTGTCGGTAAGGCGAAACTTCTTCTGCTTGCGTTACTGACAGCAGTGATCACGGTGTTGCCCTCACTTTCAATGCTGGCGATTTCGCATACGTTAAGTGCAGACGGAATTATCATCCTCGCTGCACGCTCCGCGCTTGCAGCTGGATTTTCTATTATTTTTTATTTTGCCTTTCAATATTCTGAATGTCTTTGGAAAGGGAATTTCAGCAGCGAGCAGGGCTTAGTCTGGATTTTAGTGCTTGCCATCTGCTTAAGCGGATTACAAGGACTTGTTATAGGAAAAATCGATCTGCAAATTGTCTTTTTAAGTTTTTTCCTGCTCTATATTGCCTATAATCATGGCGCCGGGTCTGCAGCCGGTGCGGGAGCGATTTTAGGATTTTTACTGAAATGGGATATTGGCGCTGATAATCTTATTGATGCGGGTATCTATACCCTAATTGGATTTATCTGCGGGGGGTTTACACGTTTTGGTAAAATTGGAATCAGCCTCGCTTTTGGGGCATCGGTGCTCATGCTTTCGTTTTTTGATAACGAAGGATTCCTTTCTTATCACCTCTATTCTTCAGCAGTGGGACTTATCCTGTTTTTCTTTTTACCCGCAAGAAAAAATGACAAGTCCTTTTTGAAGAAAAAGGTCATGCCTGAAATTGAAACAACAGTGAGTAAAGTAAAGACGCTGGGTGAAATCTTTGACCAATTGGCTTTTGGGTTTCAAGCCGCGGGACTGGAATCAAAACTGCAGCCGGAAATCCCGGAGCTGATGAATTTATTGGTTGAAAGGATTTGTAAGAACTGCCCCAATACGGAGCAGTGTTGGGAGAGAGAGTTTCATCGCACGTATAATTTTATCTACGACGTCTTTGCTTATTCTGAGGAAACCCTTTTTGTTGATCGGCTGGATCCAAAGGCTGGGCAGGATTCGGAGAGGGCAAGACCAGCCGAGTGGAAAAGGTATTGCAGCCGAATAGATGAAGTTCTTCTGGCCGTTCGGTTTATTTTAGAGCAGGAGAAGGATAAAGAGGTATGGCAAAAGAGATTGGCCCTGAACAGAGAAGCCTTGGCCGGACAATACCGGGGGGTATCTCAGGTTATTGGACATTTGGCGCAGGAGCTTCACTCAAAGCATAATGCAGAGGAAGGAAAGCCCCTCGTCTGGTCCCGTAAGCATAAGTTGATACTTGACCTTGGTGTTGGAACATTTATCAAAAGCGGAAATGGCATCAGCGGTGATAACTTCAACTCAATCTCGCTTTCATCCACTAAAAGTGCATTGATTGTTTGTGATGGCATGGGGGCAGGTGAAGAGGCGGCCAGAATGAGTTCTGCCGCATTGACTATTCTGGAACAGCTACTGAGCACCGGGTTTGATCCGGAAGGGGCGATCAAAGCGCTCAATGCCATTCTTGTCCTGCGTTCTCCGGAGGAGAGTTTTGTTACCATCGATATGGCTGTTCTGGATCTTGAGGCTGAAACCGCGCGACTAATAAAAATTGGAGCGGCACCGTCATTCGTTATGAAGCAAGACAGCGTTGAGTCTGTCGAAACGTCAAGTCTGCCTGCAGGTATTCTTAATGATATCGACATCCCCGTGATTGATATCGAATTTAAGGATGAAACGCTGGTTATTGTTACCGATGGCATTTTAGACGTTGCCAAGGATAAACCTTTTTGGCTTAAGGATTTTCTGGCCGAAAACAAGAACTGTTCTTCTCAGGAATTGGCGGATAAAATTGTTCATAAAGTTCTCAAAATGTATGGGAATTATGTCGAAGATGATGGCGTTGTTCTCGTTATAAAGCGAAAAGATCTGGGAAAAAGATAA
- the tilS gene encoding tRNA lysidine(34) synthetase TilS, translating to MYHRLNSNVLPELIPPFSRVLVAVSGGPDSVALAHVIWRYASENKDKCISLIIVHVNHKVRKESEREAEQVRKLADQLGTEFILHEFDAKAYAYEKKKSFQEASREWRYTRFREDMHELDCNLLATAHHLGDQAETVLYRLLRGSGATGLAGIYPRKNSVVRPFLTVTKSEIVDYCHDNNLSYAIDQSNLKSDYCRNKIRLELIPVLEQEYNPRIIEALGRTAELLRWDEEYIRSHVDRLWTKYCLQAEEDRILLSLGAWDEPEAVLSRLLRRAAAEITGEFLGLEYKFIKNIIKEGKKTGWQQDLPGLGIENVADGFLFFRKELDLQYSHGDEGSGKLLPFSEIQLAENHWHSILGHGIQVGIFDFFPNDKIILADTTIDAIQLKELNESIICRRRRTGDRIYFQNLGHKTIKKVFQERNIPAAKRDTILLFAVQNHVIWIPGICRSSRFIPNKDSPVRYILIAQDDSSHSNLDSL from the coding sequence ATGTATCACAGGTTGAACTCGAATGTCTTACCAGAGCTCATACCGCCATTTTCCAGAGTGCTTGTTGCTGTATCGGGGGGACCGGACTCTGTCGCTTTGGCACATGTTATTTGGCGTTATGCGTCTGAAAACAAAGATAAGTGCATTTCCCTCATTATCGTCCATGTCAACCATAAAGTTCGCAAAGAAAGTGAACGTGAAGCAGAACAGGTAAGGAAACTGGCCGATCAATTAGGAACGGAATTCATACTCCATGAGTTTGATGCTAAAGCATATGCCTATGAAAAAAAGAAGAGTTTTCAGGAAGCATCCCGGGAATGGCGCTATACCCGCTTCCGGGAAGATATGCATGAGTTGGACTGTAACTTGTTAGCAACGGCACATCACTTAGGCGATCAAGCTGAGACCGTGCTCTATCGGTTGCTAAGAGGCAGCGGGGCAACGGGTTTAGCCGGCATTTATCCTAGGAAAAACAGCGTAGTTCGTCCGTTTCTCACCGTGACCAAGTCGGAAATAGTTGATTATTGTCATGACAATAATCTGTCTTATGCTATTGATCAGAGCAATTTGAAATCCGATTACTGTCGAAATAAAATAAGGTTGGAACTGATTCCCGTATTGGAGCAGGAGTATAATCCAAGGATCATAGAGGCCCTTGGTCGGACTGCGGAACTGCTGCGGTGGGATGAAGAATACATTCGGTCGCATGTTGATCGCTTATGGACAAAATACTGTCTGCAAGCGGAGGAGGATCGTATTCTGCTTTCCTTGGGGGCGTGGGATGAGCCTGAGGCTGTACTATCACGTCTGCTGCGCAGGGCAGCGGCAGAAATTACGGGAGAATTCCTGGGCCTGGAGTATAAATTTATTAAAAATATTATAAAAGAAGGAAAAAAAACCGGATGGCAGCAGGATCTTCCAGGTTTGGGAATTGAAAATGTCGCGGATGGTTTTCTTTTTTTCCGGAAAGAATTAGATTTACAGTATTCTCATGGTGATGAAGGATCGGGAAAATTGTTACCTTTTTCAGAAATCCAACTGGCAGAAAATCACTGGCATTCGATTTTGGGTCATGGCATCCAGGTGGGTATTTTTGATTTTTTCCCTAACGATAAGATTATTTTGGCGGATACGACAATTGATGCTATTCAATTAAAAGAATTAAATGAATCCATTATCTGCAGGAGAAGACGTACCGGCGACCGTATTTATTTTCAGAATTTAGGGCATAAAACGATTAAGAAGGTTTTTCAAGAACGCAACATACCGGCAGCCAAGAGGGATACGATACTCCTGTTTGCCGTTCAAAATCACGTCATATGGATCCCGGGTATCTGCCGAAGCAGCAGATTTATACCGAATAAGGATTCCCCCGTACGCTATATCCTTATTGCGCAAGATGACTCTTCACATTCCAATTTGGATTCGTTGTAA